From the genome of Gracilinanus agilis isolate LMUSP501 chromosome 2, AgileGrace, whole genome shotgun sequence, one region includes:
- the LOC123233216 gene encoding immunoglobulin alpha-2 heavy chain-like, which translates to MDAETRQSPSNMTLLLCLLLLSLSGFQATPPPSLFQPQISVFNGQGNPQILCQVLGTPAGAHVLSWYQQLPGKGPTFLLSQREGAAPSYGPGVTPRFLAELDPEKNSACLTVGNASPADTGIYYCALWNAGQYIFGEGTQFLYQAEKLPSVPHFPQLTLLTSGPASPVLCVAQGHHSVSLRLYWTLEGQLRKGGAVESPIEDMDNAVVSILHLPSRALGGTVTCQAHHEGQSLAAMLRLPSSEEHGCLDSRDQGNGVQEVQDALVRLERTLTVAGRCYLGLLGGAQLCVLLLLLSSPARGRLRPSAGVRIRRRMRGGPGAQTLWS; encoded by the exons ATGGATGCTGAGACCCGCCAGAGCCCATCCAACATGACTCTCCTACTCTGCTTGTTACTGCTTTCCCTCTCTG GTTTTCAGGCAACTCCTCCACCTTCCTTGTTCCAGCCTCAAATCTCAGTGTTCAATGGACAGGGAAACCCACAGATCCTGTGCCAGGTGCTGGGTACCCCTGCTGGTGCTCATGTCCTGTCCTGGTACCAGCAACTTCCTGGGAAGGGGCCAACCTTTCTGCTGAGTCAGAGGGAAGGAGCTGCCCCAAGCTATGGTCCTGGTGTGACCCCACGCTTCCTGGCTGAACTGGACCCTGAAAAGAACAGTGCCTGCCTCACTGTGGGCAATGCCAGCCCTGCAGATACGGGCATTTACTACTGTGCTCTGTGGAATGCCGGCCAGTACATCTTTGGAGAAGGCACTCAGTTCCTCTATCAGG CTGAGAAGCTGCCTTCAGTCCCCCACTTTCCTCAGCTGACCCTGCTCACTTCAGGCCCAGCCTCTCCTGTACTGTGTGTGGCCCAGGGGCACCATTCAGTTTCTCTGAGGCTCTACTGGACACTGGAGGGCCAGCTCCGGAAAGGGGGAGCCGTGGAGAGCCCAATAGAGGATATGGATAACGCTGTGGTCAGCATCCTACACCTGCCCAGCAGGGCTCTAGGAGGCACCGTGACCTGCCAGGCCCACCATGAGGGCCAGAGCTTGGCTGCCATGCTGAGGCTGCCTTCTTCTGAGGAGCATG gGTGCCTGGACAGTCGGGACCAAGGGAATGGGGTCCAGGAGGTCCAGGATGCATTAG TCCGGCTGGAGAGGACGCTCACCGTGGCCGGCCGCTGCTACCTGGGGCTGCTGGGGGGAGCTCAGCTCTGTGTGCTGCTGCTCCTGCTCAGTTCGCCGGCCAGGGGACGCCTCAGACCTTCTGCCGGTGTCCGCATTCGCCGGAGGATGAGGGGGGGGCCTGGTGCTCAGACCCTTTGGAGCTGA